GATCGGAATTGACGCGGTACGCGATTTGGTCTCGATCAGCGATCTGTCTGCGGAAATCGGGGTGTCCGACGACGGCCGGTGGTTCGCCGGCGCCGGCAACGAGGCAGTGTTCGACGCGCTCCGCGAAATCGCGCGTGCGAACGTCTGAGTCCCGGCGTTCGCTCCGCCGGTCTCGTTCTGCCAATTCTTGCAAAACGCGCTTATTCCGCGCCCCCGTCGGTCGTCCCATGACCGCGACTACCGCCGAGATCGTGCTGTTCGACGGCTTCGACGAACTGGACGCGATCGGCCCATACGAGGTGCTCGAGAACGCCGCCCACGCGGGCGCCGACCTCGAGGTCGACCTGGTGACCCTCGACGAGACCGATCTCGTCACCGCGAGCCACGACCTGCGCGTCGAACCACAGGGCACGCTCGGTCAGCCCGACATCCTGCTCGTCCCCGGCGGCGGATGGACGTCCGCCAACGAGGGCGTCCGCGCGGTCGTCGAGGACGGCGCATTGCCCGACGAGGTCGACGAATGCTACGCCGAAGGCTCGACGGTCGCCTCGGTCTGTACCGGCGCGATGGTGCTGGCCGAGGCCGACCTGCTCGAGGGCCGGCCCGCCGCTACTCACCGGGTCGCCGTCGACGATCTCGAGGCCCACGCGGCGAACGTGGTCGACGAGCGGGTCGTCGACGACGGCGACGTACTGACCGCCGGCGGCGTCACCTCGGGGCTCGATCTGGCGCTGTGGCTCGTCGAGCGGGAGTTCGGCGAGGACGTCGCGAGCGAAGTGAGCGAGGAGATGGCCTACGAGCGCGGCGAAGTGTTCGGCTAATCTCATCTCGGTACTGCAACCGGCGAATACGTCGCTCTCGTCTCGGCGGGTACACGAACCTCGAGAGTGCGAGCGTCGCTGGTGCGTACGAAGTGAGGAAAAGCGGGAGCGTTCTGCTATCACAGCAATGGGGAATTGCCACGCCCTCCCCAGCCGACTCGCTCGCTCGCAGGCTCACGCGCTCATCCCTCGCACGTCTTCGTCTCGCGGTTCGCTAGTCGCTCACCGCGAGACCGCACGCGCCGCCGCACGTGAAGCGCTCGGTACAGCGCGAGCGGGTGGACCACTATTGCCCGAGCCACCGCACCCGGTTGCTCCTTGCCAAATTGCTATCCGTGACGCCCGGGTAGGCAGGGCCACATGAACGCAGTGCTGTTCGACATGGACGGCGTCCTCGTCAACAGCGAGGACTACTGGACCGAGTTCCAGGCCGAGGATATCCTTCCGGCGGCCGTCCCCGACGACGACGTCGACGTCGCCGAAGTGACCGGGATGAACTACCGCGAGACCTACGACTACCTCGAGGCGGAGTACGGAACCGCCATCTCCCGCGAGGAGTTCGAGGAGCGCTTCGAGGAGACCGCTCGCGAGATCTACCGCAAGCACGTCGAGGCGCTTTCCGGCCTCCACGACCTGCTGGCCGAACTGGACGCTCGCGGGGTCGAGCGCGCGCTCGTTTCCTCGTCCCCGCACGAGTGGATCGATATCGTCCTCGAGCGATTCAACCTCGAGGGGTCGTTCGACCACGTGATCAGCGCCGAGGACATCGACGCGGCGGGCAAACCGGAGCCGGACGTCTTCGAGTACGCCGCGAGCGAGGTCGGCGTCCCGGCCGAGGAGTGCGTCGTCGTCGAGGACTCGGAGAACGGCGTCGAGGCCGGCGCGCGGGCCGGCGCGCTGGTCGTGGCGTATCGAATCGACGCCCACGACGACCTCGACCTCTCGCCGGCCGACGAGATCGCGGACTCGGCTGCAGAACTACGAGAGACGGTCCTCGAGTCGGCGTCGTAGCCGGCTCGAGACCCTCCGGGACCGGCGGCCTCCCACCCGGCGACTGAAAGTACACCGACCCGTGTATTCCGGGCGCTACCGAGAACTCCCCTTTCCCTCCCCCCTCGAGGCCTCGAGTCGGACCCGACGCTGGTCTCAGACGACGTCGACCGTTCGACTCGAGACGATCGGCACCAGCGGCTCCTCGGGGAAGGCGACGCTGACGGTGTACTCGAGTTCGTCCGCATCGGCGCCGAAGACGCCGACCGGAACGGTGTCCGTATCGCGCAGGTAGGTGTTGGTGCTGGTCATCTCGACCCCATTAACGGTCACGCGAATGCCGGCTCGCGCGGGCTCGCCGACGTTGCGGACGGTCACCTCACAGACCTCGTTCTCGCCGGTGGCGATCGTCTCGGGGAACTCACCCCAGTCGATCTCGAGGGCGGGCAGCGACTGGGCGCCCTCGTAGACGCGCTCGGCGACGCCCTCGGAGAGGCCGGCGTCGACGAGTCCCTCGACGCCGACGCCGACGATATCGCCGGGGGCCGACAGCCCCTCTCTCGCGAGCTTGCTCGCTCTGCCCGGCCCGACGCCGTCGATGGCGGTCAGCCCGACCGCGTCCTCGGCGACGCCGTTCTCGATGCGGGCCTCGACGCGCCGGGCGAGGTTCGCGGCGTGGGGGCCGACGAACCGATCGAGGAAGGCGCCCAGCGCCGAGACGAGTCGCGTCGCGTTGCGCCGGATCACCCACGCGTCGCTGGCCAGTTCCGACGGCGTCGAGCCGTCGGCCGCCCCCCGGAGGATCGCCAGCACCTTCCGCTGGCCCGCCTCGAGGTCGTCGGTCTCCTGACCGACGAGCACCGCGTTGATCGCGTCCCGCTCGGACTGGCGGGCCGACACTGAGTCGAACTCCTCGGCGGTCGCGACCGTCTCGAGGATGTCGCTGGTCTCGAGTTTCTCGCTACCGTCGCTCACGCGATCACAGAGCTCCGCGAACCCAGCGGCCGTCTCGAGTCGCAGGTAGTACTCGGAGGCGAGTTTGCCCCGCGCGGTCGGTTCGATCGAGAGGTCGTCGGCGTCCATCTTGACGAACCCGCGACCGACGAGGTCCTCGAGGCAGTTCCGAACGCGCTCGCGGAGATTAGGGAAGTCGTACGCCTCGGGTTTCGACTGGCCGCGGACGTAGTAGAAGGTAGTCTCGAGCCAGTCCATGACCTCCTCGAGATCGGTGATGGTCTCCATCGCGATCTCGGCGTTGAGGTGGGTCTCTAAGCTCTCGGCGAGGCGGGACTCGATCTCCTTGCCGTCCCGGAGCAGCCGGCGGTACTTGTCCGCGTCCGCGCCGTCGCAGACGACCCAGCCGTAGCCGACGTCGTCGTACCCCGGACGTCCGGCGCGACCGAGCATCTGGAGGACGTCCAGGGGACTCATGTCGACCTCGCCCTCAAGCGGGTCGTGGTATTTCGTGTCCCGAATCACGACGCAGCGAGCGGGCAGGTTGACGCCCCAGGCCAGCGTCGACGTCGAGAAGAGGAGTTCGACGTGGCCCTCCTTGAACCATTCTTCGACCAGGTCCCGGTCGTTCTTCGAGAGGCCGGCGTGGTGGAAGGCGACGCCGTCTAACACCGACTTGCGGAGCGTGGCGTCGTCGAGTTCCTTCGCGTCGGTATGAAAATCGTAGTCGCCGCGAGCGCCCATCGGGATATCGCGTTCGGCGATCTCGTCTCTAGCCTTCTTGGCCGCCTGCACGGTGTCTTGACGGGAGGAGACGAAGACGAGCGCCTGGCCGTCCTCTCGCAGATGCGGTTCAGCCAGATCGAGGGCGCGATAGAGCCGACGATACTTGTCCGCGAAGGCGTTGTCGCCGTGCGTGTAGGTCTTGACTCCCGATTTGAGATCGACGGGCCGGTACTCGTCGCCGAACTTGAAGGTGGTCTCTTCGGGGGCGTCGAGCCACGAGGCCACGTCGTCGACGTTCGGCATCGTCGCCGAGAGCGCGACGACGCGCGGATCACAGAGCCGTCGGAGCCGGGAGATCGTCACCTCGAGCACCGAGCCCCGCCGATCGGCGTCCAGTAGGTGGACCTCGTCGATGACGCAGACGTCGATGTCGGTGACGAAGTCGTACCGCCGCGAGTCGTGTTTCCGGGTCGCTGAGTCGAGCTTCTCGGGAGTCATCACGAGGATGTCCGCGCGCCGCGCGCGGCGCGGGTTCAGATCCCGCTCGCCGGTGACGACGTACACCGAGTAGTCGAGGTCCTCGAAGCGGTCCCAATCATCCTCCTTCTCGTTGGTCAGGGCCCGCAGCGGCGCGATAAACAGCGCGGTGCCGTCGTCGGCCAGGGCCTTGCAAATCGCCAGCTCTGCCAGCGCGGTCTTGCCCGAGGCCGTCGGCGCGCTCGCGACCACGTTGTCCTCGGACTCGAGCAGCCCCGGCAGTGCCTCGCGTTGCATGCGGTTGAACTCCTCGAAGGCAAAGGCGTCGGCGAATTCGGGGAGAACCTCGGCGACCTCCATCACCCTCAAACGGGGAGCGCCGGGTCAAAGGCGTTTCCTTCGAGGCCGCCGACCCGACCGGCAGCGAGCGCGGCGGCGAGGATCGCGCCAGCGGTGGCGAAGACGAGCGGGTAGAGGACGCCGCCGAGGAAGACCGCGGAGTGGAGCTGCGGCCCTATCGATCGACTCACCTCGAAGCCGATGACCGTTCCCGCGGCGCTGGCCTCGGTGACGACGGCGCCCAGCTCCAGCACGCCGGCGTAGCCGATCGTCCTGCACTCGCGGCGACGTCCGCGGCACTCGAGTCGCACGATTCGGGTCCCTCGTCGGATACCGTCGGCTGTGGGGACATCGTACCGACAGCGAAGGGTCGTAATACAATTGAGGGCTGTGATCCGTCGCTCGCGATCAGACGGCCGTTTCCTCGCTCGACGCCGCCGTCTCCTCGAGTTGGTCGCTCAACAGCCGCGAGGCGCGTTCAGGCTCGGGAACGCGTTCGAAGACGAGTTCCGGTTCGCCGGAGCCGGCGGTGTAGACGGTCAGGTCGCCGTATCCGAGCGCGCGACCGAGGACGCTCTGGTTGAGGCTGATGTTCTGGATTCGCTCGAGGCGAAACTGGGTGACGTCCCGCGAGACGACACCGTACTTCTTGTAGAGTTCCGAGGTCGTGATGACATAGCGGGTGTTCGTCCAGACGAGGTAGCGCGCGCCCGCCAGGGCCGTCCCGGCGACGGCGACGAGGACGCCGATGAGCGTCAAGAGCCCGACGCCGTCGCCCGCCGTCCACCCGGTTAGAACGAGGCCGATGATCGCGACCGCGACGCCGAGCGGGAGCCGCGATCCCATCGAGACGGGGTGCGGACGACTCTCCCAGACGATGTCGTCCTCGTCGCTGATGTGAAACCAGTCGGGCGTCGTGCTGAACGCCATTGTCGGCGGTATTCTGTTCGCTCCCGTAAAGCTATGGGTACGTCTCGCTCACGCGGACTCGCTGCGCGCCGCTTGCACGTCCAGTCCGGGGCTGTAGTAGTACACCGGCTCCGACTCCGGAATCTCGAACCCGTTCGCCCCCAGGATCGTGTTCGTCTCGACGTCCGCGGCCGCGGGGTAGAGGGTCCACGGCTCGTGGTCGACTCGTGTCTGCCGGAGCGTCCCGTCCGGCGCTTCAGTGTAGAACCGGTACCGTTCCACGAGAAAGCGCGCCAGCGGATCGTCCGGCGCCGAAATCGGCTCGCCCGTCGGCCGGTAGGTGGCCTCGTACACGGCCGGCCGCGCGCCGGGGTGCTTGCGCCGACTCGAGAACCGCACGCGGCCGTCCCGGGACTCGAGGGCGATCCGCGCGTAGTAGTAGGGCAGGTGGTGGAACAGCCGCGCCCCGAGGACGCTCGCGATCCCCTGCGCGTCGAGACTGAAGAAGTAGACGGCCGGCTCGCCGTCCCGTCGCACGTACGTTCGGAGGTTGATCTCCGGCAGCCGAACGCCGAGCCGTCTCGGACAGCCCTGCGGCCGGACGGCGACGT
This genomic window from Haloterrigena salifodinae contains:
- a CDS encoding PH domain-containing protein encodes the protein MAFSTTPDWFHISDEDDIVWESRPHPVSMGSRLPLGVAVAIIGLVLTGWTAGDGVGLLTLIGVLVAVAGTALAGARYLVWTNTRYVITTSELYKKYGVVSRDVTQFRLERIQNISLNQSVLGRALGYGDLTVYTAGSGEPELVFERVPEPERASRLLSDQLEETAASSEETAV
- a CDS encoding YqjF family protein, which produces MVVPLQMGWRHLLFENWPVDPAVLEPHLPRNLTVDEHDGRGWLSVVPFTNVAVRPQGCPRRLGVRLPEINLRTYVRRDGEPAVYFFSLDAQGIASVLGARLFHHLPYYYARIALESRDGRVRFSSRRKHPGARPAVYEATYRPTGEPISAPDDPLARFLVERYRFYTEAPDGTLRQTRVDHEPWTLYPAAADVETNTILGANGFEIPESEPVYYYSPGLDVQAARSESA
- a CDS encoding DJ-1/PfpI family protein — encoded protein: MTATTAEIVLFDGFDELDAIGPYEVLENAAHAGADLEVDLVTLDETDLVTASHDLRVEPQGTLGQPDILLVPGGGWTSANEGVRAVVEDGALPDEVDECYAEGSTVASVCTGAMVLAEADLLEGRPAATHRVAVDDLEAHAANVVDERVVDDGDVLTAGGVTSGLDLALWLVEREFGEDVASEVSEEMAYERGEVFG
- a CDS encoding HAD family hydrolase, with the protein product MNAVLFDMDGVLVNSEDYWTEFQAEDILPAAVPDDDVDVAEVTGMNYRETYDYLEAEYGTAISREEFEERFEETAREIYRKHVEALSGLHDLLAELDARGVERALVSSSPHEWIDIVLERFNLEGSFDHVISAEDIDAAGKPEPDVFEYAASEVGVPAEECVVVEDSENGVEAGARAGALVVAYRIDAHDDLDLSPADEIADSAAELRETVLESAS
- a CDS encoding DEAD/DEAH box helicase yields the protein MEVAEVLPEFADAFAFEEFNRMQREALPGLLESEDNVVASAPTASGKTALAELAICKALADDGTALFIAPLRALTNEKEDDWDRFEDLDYSVYVVTGERDLNPRRARRADILVMTPEKLDSATRKHDSRRYDFVTDIDVCVIDEVHLLDADRRGSVLEVTISRLRRLCDPRVVALSATMPNVDDVASWLDAPEETTFKFGDEYRPVDLKSGVKTYTHGDNAFADKYRRLYRALDLAEPHLREDGQALVFVSSRQDTVQAAKKARDEIAERDIPMGARGDYDFHTDAKELDDATLRKSVLDGVAFHHAGLSKNDRDLVEEWFKEGHVELLFSTSTLAWGVNLPARCVVIRDTKYHDPLEGEVDMSPLDVLQMLGRAGRPGYDDVGYGWVVCDGADADKYRRLLRDGKEIESRLAESLETHLNAEIAMETITDLEEVMDWLETTFYYVRGQSKPEAYDFPNLRERVRNCLEDLVGRGFVKMDADDLSIEPTARGKLASEYYLRLETAAGFAELCDRVSDGSEKLETSDILETVATAEEFDSVSARQSERDAINAVLVGQETDDLEAGQRKVLAILRGAADGSTPSELASDAWVIRRNATRLVSALGAFLDRFVGPHAANLARRVEARIENGVAEDAVGLTAIDGVGPGRASKLAREGLSAPGDIVGVGVEGLVDAGLSEGVAERVYEGAQSLPALEIDWGEFPETIATGENEVCEVTVRNVGEPARAGIRVTVNGVEMTSTNTYLRDTDTVPVGVFGADADELEYTVSVAFPEEPLVPIVSSRTVDVV